Below is a genomic region from Candidatus Binatia bacterium.
GTACCGCTTCGGGGTCGTACAAGCTGCACGAAAGCGAAACGGAAGAGCTGATTCACTGGGCTCTGAGGAAGCCATATGCCCGTTGACGTAGTCGTTCCGACACTCGGAGAATCGGTCACCGAAGGCGTGATCGTTAGGTGGCTGAAGGAGGAAGGGGAAGCGGTGGCCGCCGACGAGGCGCTGCTGGAGCTGGAAACCGACAAGGCGAGCGTGGAGATTCCTGCGCCTGCCGCCGGCGTCCTGCACCGCGTCAAGAACGAAGGCGATAAGGT
It encodes:
- a CDS encoding dihydrolipoyl dehydrogenase (Catalyzes the oxidation of dihydrolipoamide to lipoamide), with the protein product MPVDVVVPTLGESVTEGVIVRWLKEEGEAVAADEALLELETDKASVEIPAPAAGVLHRVKNEGDKVQVGHVVARIDASAAGARPAAGAAAPAGPPAAAAVPAAESPP